The proteins below are encoded in one region of Sminthopsis crassicaudata isolate SCR6 chromosome 1, ASM4859323v1, whole genome shotgun sequence:
- the RANBP1 gene encoding ran-specific GTPase-activating protein isoform X1, whose protein sequence is MAAAKEAHEEHDTSTENVDDSNHDPQFEPIVSLPEQEIKTLEEDEEELFKMRAKLFRFASENDLPEWKERGTGDVKLLKHKEKGTIRLLMRRDKTLKICANHYITPLMELKPNAGSDRAWVWNTHADFADESPKPELLAIRFLNAENAQKFKAKFEECRSELEEKEKKAGVGKESRTEKVMEKFSELSVKEEKEEEKEKEEKEGGPEPESSEAPAKETKDQDVLLQ, encoded by the exons ATGGCGGCCGCCAAG GAAGCTCACGAGGAGCACGACACCTCCACCGAGAACGTGGACGACTCCAACCACGATCCGCAGTTCGAGCCCATCGTGTCTCTCCCCGAGCAGGAGATCAAGACCctggaggaggatgaggaggagctGTTTAAGAT GAGGGCCAAGCTGTTCCGGTTTGCATCTGAGAATGACCTTCCCGAGTGGAAAGAGCGAGGGACGGGCGACGTGAAGCTGCTGAAACATAAGGAGAAGGGGACCATCCGCCTCCTCATGAGAAGGGACAAGACTCTGAAGATCTGTGCAAATCACTATA TAACACCACTGATGGAGCTGAAGCCCAACGCGGGCAGCGACAGGGCCTGGGTCTGGAACACACACGCCGATTTTGCCGACGAAAGCCCCAAGCCCGAACTGCTGGCGATTCGATTCCTAAATGCAGAAA ATGCCCAGAAGTTTAAGGCAAAATTTGAAGAATGCAGGagtgaattagaagaaaaagaaaagaaag CAGGAGTAGGCAAAGAAAGCAGAACCgaaaaagtgatggagaagttCTCGGAGCTGTCggtgaaggaggagaaggaggaggagaaggagaaggaggagaaagaaggcgGCCCAGAGCCCGAGAGCTCCGAGGCGCCTGCGAAGGAGACCAAGGACCAGGACGTGTTACTGCAATAA
- the RANBP1 gene encoding ran-specific GTPase-activating protein isoform X2 — protein sequence MAAAKEAHEEHDTSTENVDDSNHDPQFEPIVSLPEQEIKTLEEDEEELFKMRAKLFRFASENDLPEWKERGTGDVKLLKHKEKGTIRLLMRRDKTLKICANHYITPLMELKPNAGSDRAWVWNTHADFADESPKPELLAIRFLNAENAQKFKAKFEECRSELEEKEKKGVGKESRTEKVMEKFSELSVKEEKEEEKEKEEKEGGPEPESSEAPAKETKDQDVLLQ from the exons ATGGCGGCCGCCAAG GAAGCTCACGAGGAGCACGACACCTCCACCGAGAACGTGGACGACTCCAACCACGATCCGCAGTTCGAGCCCATCGTGTCTCTCCCCGAGCAGGAGATCAAGACCctggaggaggatgaggaggagctGTTTAAGAT GAGGGCCAAGCTGTTCCGGTTTGCATCTGAGAATGACCTTCCCGAGTGGAAAGAGCGAGGGACGGGCGACGTGAAGCTGCTGAAACATAAGGAGAAGGGGACCATCCGCCTCCTCATGAGAAGGGACAAGACTCTGAAGATCTGTGCAAATCACTATA TAACACCACTGATGGAGCTGAAGCCCAACGCGGGCAGCGACAGGGCCTGGGTCTGGAACACACACGCCGATTTTGCCGACGAAAGCCCCAAGCCCGAACTGCTGGCGATTCGATTCCTAAATGCAGAAA ATGCCCAGAAGTTTAAGGCAAAATTTGAAGAATGCAGGagtgaattagaagaaaaagaaaagaaag GAGTAGGCAAAGAAAGCAGAACCgaaaaagtgatggagaagttCTCGGAGCTGTCggtgaaggaggagaaggaggaggagaaggagaaggaggagaaagaaggcgGCCCAGAGCCCGAGAGCTCCGAGGCGCCTGCGAAGGAGACCAAGGACCAGGACGTGTTACTGCAATAA
- the RANBP1 gene encoding ran-specific GTPase-activating protein isoform X3, translating to MRAKLFRFASENDLPEWKERGTGDVKLLKHKEKGTIRLLMRRDKTLKICANHYITPLMELKPNAGSDRAWVWNTHADFADESPKPELLAIRFLNAENAQKFKAKFEECRSELEEKEKKGVGKESRTEKVMEKFSELSVKEEKEEEKEKEEKEGGPEPESSEAPAKETKDQDVLLQ from the exons AT GAGGGCCAAGCTGTTCCGGTTTGCATCTGAGAATGACCTTCCCGAGTGGAAAGAGCGAGGGACGGGCGACGTGAAGCTGCTGAAACATAAGGAGAAGGGGACCATCCGCCTCCTCATGAGAAGGGACAAGACTCTGAAGATCTGTGCAAATCACTATA TAACACCACTGATGGAGCTGAAGCCCAACGCGGGCAGCGACAGGGCCTGGGTCTGGAACACACACGCCGATTTTGCCGACGAAAGCCCCAAGCCCGAACTGCTGGCGATTCGATTCCTAAATGCAGAAA ATGCCCAGAAGTTTAAGGCAAAATTTGAAGAATGCAGGagtgaattagaagaaaaagaaaagaaag GAGTAGGCAAAGAAAGCAGAACCgaaaaagtgatggagaagttCTCGGAGCTGTCggtgaaggaggagaaggaggaggagaaggagaaggaggagaaagaaggcgGCCCAGAGCCCGAGAGCTCCGAGGCGCCTGCGAAGGAGACCAAGGACCAGGACGTGTTACTGCAATAA